A region from the Rosa rugosa chromosome 6, drRosRugo1.1, whole genome shotgun sequence genome encodes:
- the LOC133715259 gene encoding uncharacterized protein LOC133715259 isoform X2: MEFTEAYKQTGPCCFSPNARYIAVAVDYRLVIRDTLSFKVVQLFSCLDKISYIEWALDSEYILCGLYKRPMIQAWSLAQPEWTCKIDEGPAGIAYARWSPDSRHILTTSDFQLRLTVWSLLNTACVHVQWPKHLSKGVSFTKDGKFAAICTRRDCKDYINLLSCQTWEIMGVFAVDTVDLADTEWSPDDSAIVIWDSSLEYKVLIYSPDGRCLFKYQAYESGLGVKSVSWSPCGQFLAVGSYDQMLRVLNHLTWKTFAEFMHLSTVRAPCCAAVFKEVDEPLLLNMSELCLTDDFAPENNDASEGHVRVRYEVTEVPITLPFQKPPGDKPNPKQGIGLLAWSNDSQYICTRNDSMPCILWIWDIRHLELAAILVQKDPIRAAVWDPTCTRLVVCTGSSHLYMWTPGGAYCVSIPLPQFSILDLKWNSDGSCLFLKDKESFCCAAVAVLPEESSDYSSDD, translated from the exons ATGGAGTTCACGGAGGCTTACAAGCAGACCGGGCCTTGCTGCTTCTCGCCCAATGCTCGCTACATTGCTGTCGCCGTCGATTACCGCCTCGTGATTCGCGACACTCTCTCCTTCAAG GTTGTGCAGTTGTTCTCATGCTTGGACAAGATAAGCTACATTGAATGGGCTCTTGATTCTGAGTACATTCTTTGTGGTCTATATAAAAGACCAATGATACAGGCATGGTCGCTGGCCCAACCTGAATGGACATGCAAGATAGATGAAGGTCCTGCCGGCATTGCTTATGCTAGGTGGAGCCCAGATAGCCGTCACATACTTACCACATCAGACTTCCAACTGCGTTTAACAGTTTGGTCTCTCTTAAACACAGCATGTGTACATGTGCAATGGCCTAAGCATCTTTCAAAGGGGGTTTCTTTCACCAAAGATGGGAAATTTGCTGCAATTTGCACGAGGCGCGATTGCAAGGATTATATTAATCTTCTGTCTTGTCAAACTTGGGAAATAATGGGTGTATTTGCTGTTGACACAGTGGACTTGGCTGATACTGAATGGTCACCTGATGACAGTGCAATAGTGATATGGGATTCTTCTCTCGAATATAAG GTTCTGATATACTCCCCAGATGGGAGGTGCCTATTTAAGTATCAAGCATATGAAAGTGGATTGGGGGTAAAAAGTGTTTCATGGTCTCCCTGTGGTCAGTTTCTAGCAGTGGGTAGTTATGATCAGATGTTGCGGGTCTTGAATCACCTGACATGGAAGACTTTTGCAGAATTTATGCATCTATCTACTGTTCGCGCTCCCTGTTGTGCTGCTGTCTTCAAG GAAGTAGATGAGCCACTGCTACTCAATATGTCGGAGTTGTGCTTAACTGATGATTTTGCACCTGAAAATAATG ATGCTTCAGAAGGACACGTCAGAGTTAGGTACGAGGTAACAGAAGTGCCCATCACTTTGCCTTTTCAGAAGCCTCCTGGTGACAAACCTAACCCAAAACAAGGAATTG GTCTACTGGCATGGAGCAACGATAGCCAATATATTTGTACTCGCAACGACAGCATGCCATGTATTCTCTGGATATGGGACATCCGCCATCTTGAACTAGCAGCTATCTTGGTGCAGAAAGATCCTATCCGAGCAGCAGTTTGGGACCCTACGTGTACACGTCTTGTTGTTTGCACCGGAAGTTCTCATCTGTACATGTGGACTCCTGGAGGTGCTTATTGTGTGAGTATCCCACTACCACAGTTCAGCATACTTGATCTGAAATGGAATTCAGATGGAAGTTGTCTTTTCCTGAAGGACAAAGAGTCATTTTGCTGCGCTGCTGTTGCCGTGCTTCCAGAGGAATCAAGTGACTATAGCTCCGATGATTGA
- the LOC133715259 gene encoding uncharacterized protein LOC133715259 isoform X1: MEFTEAYKQTGPCCFSPNARYIAVAVDYRLVIRDTLSFKVVQLFSCLDKISYIEWALDSEYILCGLYKRPMIQAWSLAQPEWTCKIDEGPAGIAYARWSPDSRHILTTSDFQLRLTVWSLLNTACVHVQWPKHLSKGVSFTKDGKFAAICTRRDCKDYINLLSCQTWEIMGVFAVDTVDLADTEWSPDDSAIVIWDSSLEYKVLIYSPDGRCLFKYQAYESGLGVKSVSWSPCGQFLAVGSYDQMLRVLNHLTWKTFAEFMHLSTVRAPCCAAVFKEVDEPLLLNMSELCLTDDFAPENNEDASEGHVRVRYEVTEVPITLPFQKPPGDKPNPKQGIGLLAWSNDSQYICTRNDSMPCILWIWDIRHLELAAILVQKDPIRAAVWDPTCTRLVVCTGSSHLYMWTPGGAYCVSIPLPQFSILDLKWNSDGSCLFLKDKESFCCAAVAVLPEESSDYSSDD, from the exons ATGGAGTTCACGGAGGCTTACAAGCAGACCGGGCCTTGCTGCTTCTCGCCCAATGCTCGCTACATTGCTGTCGCCGTCGATTACCGCCTCGTGATTCGCGACACTCTCTCCTTCAAG GTTGTGCAGTTGTTCTCATGCTTGGACAAGATAAGCTACATTGAATGGGCTCTTGATTCTGAGTACATTCTTTGTGGTCTATATAAAAGACCAATGATACAGGCATGGTCGCTGGCCCAACCTGAATGGACATGCAAGATAGATGAAGGTCCTGCCGGCATTGCTTATGCTAGGTGGAGCCCAGATAGCCGTCACATACTTACCACATCAGACTTCCAACTGCGTTTAACAGTTTGGTCTCTCTTAAACACAGCATGTGTACATGTGCAATGGCCTAAGCATCTTTCAAAGGGGGTTTCTTTCACCAAAGATGGGAAATTTGCTGCAATTTGCACGAGGCGCGATTGCAAGGATTATATTAATCTTCTGTCTTGTCAAACTTGGGAAATAATGGGTGTATTTGCTGTTGACACAGTGGACTTGGCTGATACTGAATGGTCACCTGATGACAGTGCAATAGTGATATGGGATTCTTCTCTCGAATATAAG GTTCTGATATACTCCCCAGATGGGAGGTGCCTATTTAAGTATCAAGCATATGAAAGTGGATTGGGGGTAAAAAGTGTTTCATGGTCTCCCTGTGGTCAGTTTCTAGCAGTGGGTAGTTATGATCAGATGTTGCGGGTCTTGAATCACCTGACATGGAAGACTTTTGCAGAATTTATGCATCTATCTACTGTTCGCGCTCCCTGTTGTGCTGCTGTCTTCAAG GAAGTAGATGAGCCACTGCTACTCAATATGTCGGAGTTGTGCTTAACTGATGATTTTGCACCTGAAAATAATG AAGATGCTTCAGAAGGACACGTCAGAGTTAGGTACGAGGTAACAGAAGTGCCCATCACTTTGCCTTTTCAGAAGCCTCCTGGTGACAAACCTAACCCAAAACAAGGAATTG GTCTACTGGCATGGAGCAACGATAGCCAATATATTTGTACTCGCAACGACAGCATGCCATGTATTCTCTGGATATGGGACATCCGCCATCTTGAACTAGCAGCTATCTTGGTGCAGAAAGATCCTATCCGAGCAGCAGTTTGGGACCCTACGTGTACACGTCTTGTTGTTTGCACCGGAAGTTCTCATCTGTACATGTGGACTCCTGGAGGTGCTTATTGTGTGAGTATCCCACTACCACAGTTCAGCATACTTGATCTGAAATGGAATTCAGATGGAAGTTGTCTTTTCCTGAAGGACAAAGAGTCATTTTGCTGCGCTGCTGTTGCCGTGCTTCCAGAGGAATCAAGTGACTATAGCTCCGATGATTGA